Within Thermococcus celer Vu 13 = JCM 8558, the genomic segment CTGGCTCTCGATCTCGACTATGACGAAATCCGGGTAATCGGGGAACTGCCTGACAACCTCAGCGCCGAGGACGGCGTAGTCCCTCAGCTCATCGTAGGTTCTAAAACGGAAGGGGTCAGCCCGCCCGGGATCCCTCAGAAAGTCGTAAAGGAACGCCTCGAGGTCACCGTATACGATGTGATCGAAGACGGCACCCGCCAGAGCCAGCTCGCGGGAACTGATCCGCGTACCCCCCTCGTGCGCGGAGCCCATAAAAGCGGGCCCGCCGAGTATCTTAACCCCGCCGAACGGTTTGAGGAACCCCGCTACCTCCTCCACCTGAGAGGGAACCGCTGAGAGGTACTTGCCGGGGGTGTGGAGACCGCCCATGTAAACCAGAACGTCCGCCTTTTCAAGTATCCTCCTCGTCTCCGGAAAGTTGGGGGTTTTGTTTTTGGTGGCCACCCCCCTTTCTCCCTCGAACGTTGCCCTGAGGTCGTCTATGGTGAGATAGAAAACCCTGGCGTCGTTACGGGCCTTTTTAACCGCCCCGTAGGCGTAGCGGGGGTATATGCCGAGGTACGGGGGCACGCCCAGCCCCGCGGGTTCGTCGGTGTAACCGTCTATGAGGGCAACTATCATGGTCGAAACTACCGGCATCCTCTTAAAAATGAATCGGAGACGAAAAGTATAAGGGCTTCGATGCCATAGAGGTATGGGGGATTAAGTTGGGAAGTCCATATTACCAAACGGAGAATGAGAGGGAGACCCTCCGGGAGACGCTTGAGGCACTGGCCGAACTCAACAACAAAGAACTTATCGCGTACTGGATAGGCCAGGAGCTGAAGGAAGCGGAGATGTACCACAGGCTCCACAAGCTCAGCAAAGAAGCCAACTGGGATGAAAGGATCCCCAGGCTGTTCCTTCAGCTCTACAAAGAGAGCCTTGGACACGCGGAGACCCTGCTTGGGATGTTCAAACAGATGTTCCCCGATGAAAGACCTCCACAGGTAGACCTCCCCGCCCTGGAAGTTGAGCTATCAGAGAAACAGCTCGTCGAGATGATCCGGACCGGAGAATTGAGGGGCATCCTCAAATACCTCATGGGCACGGAGCGTATGGCCCGCGACGTTTACCATTACCTCGCGGAGAGAAACGAGAATGAAGATGCAAAGGCGACGCTGATATGGCTCGCCAACATCGAAGAGGGCCATTATCAGAAGCTAAGGAACGTCTATACCGCACTGTTTGAGGAGGAACCCGGGGAGTGACTATCCAGGATCCCCCCAGCTCTCAGGAACTCCTCGATCTCTTTAACTTCGTAGGGGGACAGCCTGAAGACGCGTTCCTCCGCGTGGGGCATCCCGGGGAGAACGTCCCTGATTTTCCTGAACTCCTCCCTGCCGAGCCCCAGCATGTGGTGGGACTTCTTCAGGGCGGCAAGGGCGGTGCTCCTCCTGTGCTGGAAGAGGGCCCTCACAAGGTTTTCATCGAGCTCCACCCTCTCGTCCCGGGGTTTGGGCTCGAGGATCACAACGGCGGAGTCGACCTTCGGCCTGGGCCAGAACGCGCCTTTTCCTATCCTCTCAACGAGTTCGGCGCGGGCCCTCGCCTGAACCATGAGGGAGAGCCGGGAGTAGTTCCTGTCCCCGGGTTTCGCCACCATCCTCCGGGCGAACTCGAGCTGGTATATCAGAACGGCCCGTTCGAATTCGTGCTTCAGAAAGCGGAAGGTTACGGGGGAGGAGATTCCGTAGGGGAGGTTTGAGACTATCTTATTGAACTCCGGAAAATCAACCCTCAGCGCATCCCCTTCTATTATCTCGACGTTGGGCCAGTCGTACTCCCTTCTGAGTATCTCCACGAGACGGTGGTCCTTTTCGATGGCGTAAACTTTGCCGGCCCGTTTGCTCAGGGCATCGGTGAGAACCCCAAGGCCGGGACCGACCTCAAGAACGCGGTCCCTCTCGCTGAGCCCGGCCCTCTCAACGTTCCTCTCAACTATATCCGGAACCATTAGGAAGTTCTGACCGAGGTCGGGGTTTGCCCTGAGGTTGTACCTTGAAATAAGGGAGAAAAGACGTTCCCTCATACGCGGAATATCCTCCTTGAGCCGACGAAGAGCCTGTACCTGTCCTTTCCCTCGAGTTCGTCAACGACCCTCCGGGCTATCATCTTCGCTGGATCGGGAAGGCCCTTAACGCGGTTGTGGAGATCCTCGAAGCTCTTGAAGGGTTCCCTCTTGCGCTCATCGAGTATCTCCCACATGTGCTTCTTTCCTATGCCGGGGAGGAGCTCCAGGCTGTGGAGCCTGTTGGTTATGGGTGGGGCAACGTTGAAGAACTGGACGAAGCGTTCCTCGTTGTTTTTGACTATCTCCTCAACAACGTAGGGAAGCTCGGCCTTGGCGGTGGCGGTCAGGTCGTCGTAGTGGATCTTCTTGTTTATCATCAGGATCTTATCCCGTTGCCCCTTTCCGATGAAGACTCTCTCGTAGAGCGTGAGGTCACCCTTCGGTGCAACCTCAAGGAGCGTGAAGGCCTTCTCGCCTATAACCTGGGCAACGGGCTTTCCGGTCCTCCTCCCGGTGTTTAAATCGGTGTAGCCCTCCGGCAGGTAGTCCAGCACGTAAGCGTACTCCTCATACTCAACGTTTCGCCTCTTCTTTTCGAGGCTCTCCCTGTAAGAATGTCTCCGGTACCTGTCCATAGTCTCTCCCCCAGAAATTATATCCCCCAGAGTTTTTATACTTTGTCTCGAAAAAGGAAAAGAAGGGATCACTCTCGATATTCGTCGAGGAGCCGTATTATCTCCTCGGCCTCCTCTCTGGTGGGCATGTAATCCTCCTTGCTGAAGATCACCCGTATGTCAAAGTAATCCTCGGGCATGAGGTCAACGAGCTTCGCGGCGAGCCGCTCGTCCATCCACTCGAAGAGTTCCACGAGCTTTCCCTTCAGCTCAACCGCCTGCTCTGGTTTAAGCCTGGCGAAGCGCTCGGCGTGCTCGAGGCTAACCCTGGCCTCGTAAAACATTGGCTCCTCGGGGTTCTCCTCCATGCCCTCGGCCCTGCGCCTTTCGAGGAGCTCCCGGGTCTCGGCTATGGTAATGTACCGCTCCTCGAGCTTCTTCCTCCCTATCATGCTCATCCCTTCTGGGCCCTGAGGTGAACCGGGTGGATGAAGAAGGTCTTAACCTTCCCGCCGTCCTTAACCTGGACGACGTAGGCGTCGCCGCGCTTTCCGACGACCGTTCCGGTTCTCCCGTGGAACCTCGGGTCGGGCATCCCCCTGTGGTAGCTCGGCTCGATGACTATGTGGACCCTCTGCCCGACTTCAAACTCCTGAAGGAAGCGGGTGAGCGGTGGGAGTCCCCTCCTTCTGGGGCCCTTGCTGAGCTTCCCCCGGGTCTTTCTCTTAAAGCTGTGGGCTTTTTTGACCATTCACACCACCTCACGAACTCTTATCCATCGCACGGGCACACGAAGGCGTATTCGGCCTTTTCAAACCTTTTCGGCGTATCAGCTAAGCCCTTTATGGCTCCGCTATCCAGTCGGGGAAAACCGTTTATAAAGTTTTCAGTCGTCGAGGATGTTCAGCACGTCGAGCCTCTCGCACCAGGCGGGCTTTCCAAGTAACTCGCTCACCGATGGACTCGTGCGCCCCCTATCGCCGGACACCAACTCCTTGATGTAGAGGCCGCCGTCGGTGACGAGCCTGAGCTCGAAGTGCCTCCCATCGAGCCATCTCGCCTCGGCCTCGTGAACCTTTTTGATTCTGATCCTGTCTGCCCGCGCCTTCCTCACGCGCCAGGGGGTCCTCTGGTGGATCTCAATGCCCCTGAGCCTCTCCGCCACCTCCCGCGCTTCCTCCGGAGTAACGCCATCGTCGACGCGGACGAGGGCGAGGTACTCCTTGCGGTGGTTTCCAGTGAGAACCTCCTCGGCCTCCTTCGCCGAAACGAGGTGGAGGTTCAGAACCTCAACCCTTCCGCTCGCGTTTATCTCCTCCGCGATGGCGTTGAGATCAAGATTCCTGCGCCTCGGGCGTTTTATCTCAACGATGAAAGGCCGCCCGTTCCCGAGCATCCTGACATCAACATCCTCCCTCCCCGCCCCCTTGAAAACGCACTTTCCACCGGACGCCTTAGAAAACGGCCGGCAGACAATCGAGGCGACGCTATCCTCAAAGTCCGGCAGAGGCGTTTGGGGAATGCCCCGAACAAGCTTTCTGTAACGACCGTAGATGTAGAGGGGGTTTATCTGGAGTTCAATTTTTCCGGAATAGGACTCCACGATGAAAACAACATCCGGATCCCGGGAGGTCTCCTTTCCAACCACTCTCCCAAAGGCCTTACCGAGCTCGCGGTTGAACTCCCGGTTTATCGGCTCGGCCGTTTCGATTCCGAACTCCCTCCAGAGGGTCTCTTCCTTTTCCCTCACCTCGGGCGGAAAACGGGAGCCGACGAGGAAG encodes:
- a CDS encoding RNA polymerase Rpb4 family protein, with amino-acid sequence MIGRKKLEERYITIAETRELLERRRAEGMEENPEEPMFYEARVSLEHAERFARLKPEQAVELKGKLVELFEWMDERLAAKLVDLMPEDYFDIRVIFSKEDYMPTREEAEEIIRLLDEYRE
- a CDS encoding tRNA pseudouridine(54/55) synthase Pus10; amino-acid sequence: MIIETAGKILESNNLCDHCLGRLFAKLGRGTNGERGKAIRFVLNMERSAKGLPPFEKPETCELCGNVFDRIPELVEELENVSSGIEFETFLVGSRFPPEVREKEETLWREFGIETAEPINREFNRELGKAFGRVVGKETSRDPDVVFIVESYSGKIELQINPLYIYGRYRKLVRGIPQTPLPDFEDSVASIVCRPFSKASGGKCVFKGAGREDVDVRMLGNGRPFIVEIKRPRRRNLDLNAIAEEINASGRVEVLNLHLVSAKEAEEVLTGNHRKEYLALVRVDDGVTPEEAREVAERLRGIEIHQRTPWRVRKARADRIRIKKVHEAEARWLDGRHFELRLVTDGGLYIKELVSGDRGRTSPSVSELLGKPAWCERLDVLNILDD
- a CDS encoding 50S ribosomal protein L21e, translated to MVKKAHSFKRKTRGKLSKGPRRRGLPPLTRFLQEFEVGQRVHIVIEPSYHRGMPDPRFHGRTGTVVGKRGDAYVVQVKDGGKVKTFFIHPVHLRAQKG
- a CDS encoding ferritin-like domain-containing protein encodes the protein MGSPYYQTENERETLRETLEALAELNNKELIAYWIGQELKEAEMYHRLHKLSKEANWDERIPRLFLQLYKESLGHAETLLGMFKQMFPDERPPQVDLPALEVELSEKQLVEMIRTGELRGILKYLMGTERMARDVYHYLAERNENEDAKATLIWLANIEEGHYQKLRNVYTALFEEEPGE
- a CDS encoding DUF655 domain-containing protein encodes the protein MDRYRRHSYRESLEKKRRNVEYEEYAYVLDYLPEGYTDLNTGRRTGKPVAQVIGEKAFTLLEVAPKGDLTLYERVFIGKGQRDKILMINKKIHYDDLTATAKAELPYVVEEIVKNNEERFVQFFNVAPPITNRLHSLELLPGIGKKHMWEILDERKREPFKSFEDLHNRVKGLPDPAKMIARRVVDELEGKDRYRLFVGSRRIFRV
- the rsmA gene encoding 16S rRNA (adenine(1518)-N(6)/adenine(1519)-N(6))-dimethyltransferase RsmA; this encodes MRERLFSLISRYNLRANPDLGQNFLMVPDIVERNVERAGLSERDRVLEVGPGLGVLTDALSKRAGKVYAIEKDHRLVEILRREYDWPNVEIIEGDALRVDFPEFNKIVSNLPYGISSPVTFRFLKHEFERAVLIYQLEFARRMVAKPGDRNYSRLSLMVQARARAELVERIGKGAFWPRPKVDSAVVILEPKPRDERVELDENLVRALFQHRRSTALAALKKSHHMLGLGREEFRKIRDVLPGMPHAEERVFRLSPYEVKEIEEFLRAGGILDSHSPGSSSNSAV